The uncultured Trichococcus sp. DNA segment TGAATTGAACCGTTTCGCGATCCGGAGCGGGCTGGTGGACTTGGTCGATCTCGAACTGTTCAGTTCTGAAGCAGAGGTGATTGAATTGATCGCCGAAGCGAATGAAAAAAACGTGAAGGTCGTCCTGTCGAGCCACGATTTTTTCCGGACGCCCCCTAAAAAGGAAATCGTCGGAAGGTTAGTGAAGATGCAGCAACTCGGGGCGGATATCACGAAGATTGCGGTCATGCCGCAAAGCGAGGAAGATGTGCTGACGCTGCTGGCGGCGACATTGGAAATGAAAAAAACGAAAGCTGACCGGCCATGCATCACGATGTCGATGGGCAAATACGGCGTCATTTCGCGCTTGGCCGGAGAGCTGTTCGGGTCCTGCCTGACTTTTGCGGCGGCTAAAGAGGTCTCCGCGCCCGGTCAGGTGTCTGTCCGTGACGTCCGGGCCATCCTGGAGATTTTGGCGTTGGATTGAGAGCTGACGGGCGGAGCTGAGTGGTCCGGAACTTTCGGATTTCCGCTCAGCTCCGGTGAAGCTTCGCTTGCCGGAGCACACCGGCCGTCATCAGCCGCAACTACGGCGAGAGCTTCCTCATCGGAGTTCGGCCCACATTTTTACTTGCCTTCTCCGATGAAGCCTCCGTTCACCGGAGGTCACATGTTTTTCCTTCGATTGGATAACAAATGCATAAAAAACACCAAAAAGGCCACCCTCATCAATTCAAGGTGGCCTTTTTGGTGTCCGGTTTTCCGGATTGATTCATACGGCGCTCAGCTTCTTGGTTTGAAGCTGCTCACTTTCAATAAAATTTGGTTGATGCCAAGCAACAGTTCATCCGTCAATTCGACATCCACCGCTTTGATGTTATCTTCAATCTGCTCCGGACGGCTGGCGCCGATGATGGCAGAACTGACGCCAGGTTGGCGCAGAATCCAAGCCAAAGCCAGTTGCGACATGGTTATTTCCAATTCATGCGCTAGGGCTTCGATTTCCCCGACTGCTTCCAACAGCAACTCGTTTTCCAGATATTTCTGCATTGTGCTGTTCAGCTTGCTGTTGGCGGCACGGCTGTCTTCCGGAACCTGGTGGCCGGCTTTGTACTTGCCCGTCAGGATGCCTTGTCCCAATGGGGAAAAGACGACTTGCCCCATGCCGTTGGCGACGGAAACGGGCAGTACATCGACCTCGATGTAGCGCTCGATCATATTGTAGATCGGTTGGTTGGAAACGAGCGGCCGGAAGTTATGCTGTCTTGCGATCTTGTGGGCTTCCTGGATTTTGTCGGCCGGCCATTCGCTGACGCCGGCATAAAGGATCTTGCCTTGACGCTGCAGATCATCGAGTGCCCAGAGCGTTTCCTCCATCGGTACGCTCGGATCATAGCGGTGGCATTGGTAGAGGTCCAGATAATCCATATCCAGGCGTCTCAGGCTGGCGTCGCATGATTCGATGATGTGCTTGCGTGACAAGCCACGGTCATTCGGGCTGTCCCCCATAGGGAAATAGACTTTGCTGGCGACAACCAAACTTGAGCGCCGATAGTCCTTCAGCACTTTTCCGAGTACGGTCTCGGCAGCGCCTTTTTCATAAACGTTGGCTGTGTCGAAAAAGTTGATGCCTGCTTCGTACGCAGTCCGGATGCATTGTTCCGCCGTTTGGTCCGCTACTGATTTTCCGTATGTCAACCAACTGCCCAGTGCAATTTCGCTGACGCGTAAACCACTTTTCCCTAGATTCCGGTATTTCATATGCTTTTCCTCCTTGATTCTGACTCCACCGCTCGAATTCGGTGATTGGGATTTCTTGATGAATAGAATAGCTGTATATCCTTATCATAAGCCACAAAATCAAAATCGCCAAAAGAAAAGGCCAAAAAGCCAATAAACATGTAAGCGCTGTGATTCTTTTTGTTTTCCCGATAAAAAAAGGTATACTTGATGTAAGGAACTGTGTCAAAGAACTGAAAGGATGGTGTCTGTAAATGCTGAACATAGACGAACACATCATGGAATCCCTCAAAAAAGAGAATGCCGATCGATTGGTGGCGTTGCCGGACGGAAGCATCATGCCACAGGTAGGCCAAGGAACGTGGTATTTGGGGGAAGATCCCGCCAAGAGGCAAGAGGAGATCGAAGCTTTGCGTTTAGGCGTGCAACTCGGCATGACCCTCATCGATACAGCCGAAATGTACGGGGACGGGAAGGCGGAACGTTTGGTGGGGGAAGCGATCCAGGGTATCCGCGACCAAGTCTATCTTGTCTCCAAAGTTTACCCTCATCGGGCAAGCCGGAATGAAATTTTGGCTGCCTGTGCCGAAAGCTTGCGTCGATTGGATACGGATCACTTGGATCTCTATCTGCTGCATTGGCGCGGCGATGTGCCGCTTTCGCAAACGATAGCCGGGATGGAGCAGTTGAAGGCCGAAGGGAAAATCGGCAGATGGGGTGTTTCCAACTTCGATGTCCATGATATGCAGGATCTTTTGTCGATGGAACATGGGAATCAGTGCCAAGTGAATCAAGTTTTGTATCATTTGGGCTCCCGCGGGATAGAGTACGACCTGCTGAAATGGCAACGGGAGCACAACATTCCGATCATGGCCTACTCGCCATTAGCCCAGGGAGGCAGGTTGCGCGGGCAACTGTTGGAGAGCGAAGAAGTTCAGAGCATCGCCAAAAAACATGGAGTCAAAGCGATCCAGATCATTTTGGCATGGTGCCTCATCCATCCGGACGTTGTAGCGATACCGCGCTCTTCGAATCCCGATCACACATATCTCAATGCCCAAGCTTCCAGAATCCGTCTGGATGATGAAGATCTGAAACGGTTGGATGCACGATTCCCGGCACCCACTTTCAAAACTGCGTTGGATATTCTTTGAGGATGAAACAAATCGTTTCATTTCTGAAACAAAAATCATTAGGGTAAATCTACAATCAAAATGTAAGGGGATTCCACTGATGCTTCAGGGTTGTGCTATCATGAACTTATGAAAGCGAAAAGCCCTTTCACGGACGGA contains these protein-coding regions:
- the aroD gene encoding type I 3-dehydroquinate dehydratase, which translates into the protein MKTVQVKDVVFNEGRPKICVPLIGKTKQEIIAEVKMLENVAFDLAELRIDFFEGVEHPEQVEALLAEINNLYKKPLLFTFRTKKEGGERELSLDRYFELNRFAIRSGLVDLVDLELFSSEAEVIELIAEANEKNVKVVLSSHDFFRTPPKKEIVGRLVKMQQLGADITKIAVMPQSEEDVLTLLAATLEMKKTKADRPCITMSMGKYGVISRLAGELFGSCLTFAAAKEVSAPGQVSVRDVRAILEILALD
- a CDS encoding aldo/keto reductase, whose product is MLNIDEHIMESLKKENADRLVALPDGSIMPQVGQGTWYLGEDPAKRQEEIEALRLGVQLGMTLIDTAEMYGDGKAERLVGEAIQGIRDQVYLVSKVYPHRASRNEILAACAESLRRLDTDHLDLYLLHWRGDVPLSQTIAGMEQLKAEGKIGRWGVSNFDVHDMQDLLSMEHGNQCQVNQVLYHLGSRGIEYDLLKWQREHNIPIMAYSPLAQGGRLRGQLLESEEVQSIAKKHGVKAIQIILAWCLIHPDVVAIPRSSNPDHTYLNAQASRIRLDDEDLKRLDARFPAPTFKTALDIL
- a CDS encoding aldo/keto reductase family protein, with protein sequence MKYRNLGKSGLRVSEIALGSWLTYGKSVADQTAEQCIRTAYEAGINFFDTANVYEKGAAETVLGKVLKDYRRSSLVVASKVYFPMGDSPNDRGLSRKHIIESCDASLRRLDMDYLDLYQCHRYDPSVPMEETLWALDDLQRQGKILYAGVSEWPADKIQEAHKIARQHNFRPLVSNQPIYNMIERYIEVDVLPVSVANGMGQVVFSPLGQGILTGKYKAGHQVPEDSRAANSKLNSTMQKYLENELLLEAVGEIEALAHELEITMSQLALAWILRQPGVSSAIIGASRPEQIEDNIKAVDVELTDELLLGINQILLKVSSFKPRS